From a region of the Thermomicrobium roseum DSM 5159 genome:
- the glp gene encoding gephyrin-like molybdotransferase Glp: MMSVDEARERILACFAPLTPRRTPLLDALGLVLAEPIIARESIPPFTNSAMDGYAVRASDTRGACPDRPAELRVIGEAPAGTPSPRWFIDEAIPLRIESGMAIRIMTGAVLPPGADAVVRFEDTDESDTPSTSRSRGVVRVRREITTGENVRHAGEDILAGSIVFEPGTVLGPAHLGLLASLGYSWVLVHPRPRIAILATGDEVVPIDWPLEPGQIRNSNSTVLAALVHQTGGIPKLVGIAADREEDVARHLQYTHDADLILTSGGVSQGDYDRIKEFLRARGRFEIWQVRIKPGKPMAFGFVADTPVLALPGNPVAAVVAFLQFARPAILRLLGRADLEPIRVRARLTKPVENRGRRRHFVRALLHRRSGELWVTPVPQQGSGILSSLVHGNCLAVIPEEWSEAPVGSEVTVELYDPSIAAAIFAAES, from the coding sequence GTATCCTCGCGTGTTTCGCTCCGCTCACACCGCGACGCACCCCGTTGCTGGATGCCTTGGGCTTAGTCTTAGCTGAACCGATCATCGCCCGGGAAAGCATCCCGCCATTCACCAATTCCGCCATGGACGGCTACGCGGTTCGCGCGAGCGATACGCGCGGTGCCTGCCCTGATCGTCCGGCTGAACTGCGAGTCATCGGTGAGGCACCCGCCGGGACTCCCTCTCCACGCTGGTTCATCGACGAAGCGATTCCGCTCCGCATCGAGTCCGGCATGGCCATCCGCATCATGACCGGCGCAGTCCTCCCACCGGGCGCCGATGCGGTCGTACGGTTCGAGGACACGGACGAGTCGGACACGCCCAGCACGAGTCGATCACGTGGTGTCGTCCGTGTTCGGCGAGAAATCACCACGGGAGAAAATGTGCGCCACGCGGGTGAAGACATCCTCGCCGGATCCATCGTCTTCGAACCAGGAACCGTTCTCGGACCGGCTCATCTTGGGCTTCTCGCTTCCCTCGGCTACTCCTGGGTTCTCGTCCATCCGCGCCCACGGATCGCTATCCTGGCCACCGGCGACGAGGTTGTGCCGATCGATTGGCCGCTCGAGCCTGGCCAGATTCGCAATAGCAACAGCACGGTCCTCGCCGCCCTCGTCCACCAGACTGGTGGGATTCCCAAACTCGTCGGCATCGCTGCCGATCGAGAAGAGGATGTCGCACGACACTTGCAGTACACCCATGATGCCGATCTGATCCTCACCTCGGGCGGTGTGTCACAGGGTGACTACGACCGAATCAAAGAATTCTTGCGTGCACGCGGACGCTTCGAAATTTGGCAAGTGCGCATCAAACCGGGTAAGCCGATGGCATTCGGCTTCGTGGCAGATACCCCGGTTTTGGCGCTTCCCGGCAATCCGGTGGCGGCCGTCGTAGCTTTCCTGCAGTTCGCTCGCCCAGCAATCCTGCGCCTCCTCGGACGGGCAGATCTCGAGCCGATTCGGGTCAGGGCGCGTTTGACGAAACCGGTGGAAAACCGCGGACGAAGACGTCATTTCGTTCGTGCGCTGCTTCATCGACGATCGGGCGAACTCTGGGTAACCCCAGTCCCGCAACAAGGTTCTGGCATTCTCAGCAGCTTGGTGCACGGGAATTGCCTCGCAGTGATTCCCGAAGAGTGGTCGGAAGCCCCGGTTGGCTCGGAGGTAACGGTCGAACTGTACGATCCATCTATCGCCGCGGCCATTTTCGCTGCAGAATCCTAA
- a CDS encoding ROK family protein — protein MYGFAIAGGIIRAVVADGKGQILGEASEPLNNLDAPHVLHRLLELARVALGRAGLPPAELKAAGVAFGGPVDPERGVTILSPRSPGFEQFPLVALLEEQLRVPTVLENDARAAAFGEAVFGAARGCQTVIYLHLGSGVGGGIIVDGRLVYGATSTAGEIGHMVVTAGGPLCSCGKPGHLEAYVAEPALVARVWEALVISPDDPAHRLLSGPISARVLFERAPESPTIQRVLDDTIQMLGLAIASLIATLNPEAVIIGGPVAEAGSRLLEPLQARVRQYAYPASLRRVRLALAELGPDAPMIGAVALALART, from the coding sequence GTGTACGGCTTCGCCATCGCTGGTGGAATCATTCGAGCCGTCGTCGCTGACGGAAAGGGACAGATTCTCGGTGAAGCATCGGAACCCCTCAATAATCTGGACGCGCCCCATGTGCTCCATCGGCTTCTCGAACTGGCTCGAGTTGCACTGGGTCGCGCTGGCCTTCCGCCAGCGGAATTGAAGGCCGCCGGTGTCGCGTTCGGCGGACCAGTGGATCCCGAGCGGGGCGTCACCATCCTCTCGCCACGTTCGCCCGGGTTCGAGCAGTTTCCGCTCGTCGCCTTGCTGGAGGAGCAGCTGCGCGTGCCGACCGTGCTCGAGAACGATGCCCGAGCCGCCGCGTTCGGCGAGGCGGTCTTCGGTGCAGCTCGCGGCTGTCAAACAGTCATCTATCTCCACCTCGGCTCGGGAGTCGGCGGAGGCATCATCGTGGATGGACGGCTCGTCTACGGTGCCACAAGTACGGCTGGAGAGATCGGCCACATGGTCGTCACAGCCGGTGGACCACTCTGTTCCTGCGGCAAGCCGGGACATCTGGAAGCGTATGTTGCCGAGCCAGCTCTCGTCGCTCGCGTCTGGGAAGCGCTCGTTATCTCACCGGATGACCCAGCGCATCGGCTCCTCAGTGGACCGATCTCGGCTCGCGTCCTGTTCGAGCGTGCACCGGAGAGTCCGACCATTCAGCGCGTTCTCGACGATACGATCCAGATGCTCGGGCTAGCCATCGCCTCGCTCATCGCCACGCTGAATCCAGAAGCCGTCATCATCGGCGGACCGGTAGCAGAAGCCGGTAGTCGTCTCCTGGAACCTTTGCAGGCGCGTGTCCGTCAATATGCGTATCCCGCCTCCCTACGCCGCGTACGCCTTGCACTCGCCGAACTCGGTCCGGATGCCCCGATGATCGGAGCTGTCGCGCTCGCCTTGGCTCGCACGTGA
- a CDS encoding DMT family transporter has protein sequence MMAEGQYVLRVESSRNDFVIGLGFAVAGVLAVSTSAVLIRLAGSVSAFEIAFWRLLVATLALVPVALATRTLGAVRSLGWPRLAIYGATLAVHFVAYNAALQFAPVAHVLPLLYTSTIMLAILSAFLLKESLRPRQIAGIVIVLSGVVVLTGFEPRFGLRIAIGDGLALLSAAAYAAYSLVGRRERARIPLLAYAIAVYGSAAVWVFPFALLAALSAGASVARYDWQVVAALLGLGLIPNTLGHTLYNASVRRLNAAIANVIYTQEMTGAILLAWLILGEVPGVNAVVGAIIMLVGILFVLLP, from the coding sequence ATGATGGCAGAAGGGCAATACGTTCTCAGGGTAGAAAGCAGTCGAAACGACTTTGTGATCGGGCTCGGCTTCGCAGTTGCCGGGGTATTGGCTGTATCGACGAGTGCTGTTCTGATCCGGCTCGCCGGGTCGGTCAGTGCCTTCGAAATCGCTTTTTGGCGCCTCCTCGTGGCAACGCTCGCGTTGGTGCCGGTCGCACTGGCTACTCGCACGTTGGGGGCAGTGAGGTCGCTCGGCTGGCCCCGGCTCGCGATCTACGGAGCGACGCTGGCGGTGCACTTCGTGGCGTACAATGCTGCACTGCAATTCGCGCCGGTCGCGCATGTGTTGCCCTTGCTCTATACGTCCACGATCATGCTCGCCATACTCTCGGCGTTTCTGCTGAAAGAGTCGCTCAGACCGCGACAGATCGCGGGAATCGTGATCGTCCTCTCGGGAGTCGTCGTTCTCACTGGGTTCGAGCCACGCTTTGGGCTGCGCATCGCTATCGGCGATGGGTTGGCCCTCCTCTCGGCCGCAGCGTACGCGGCTTATTCTCTCGTTGGTCGTCGCGAGCGGGCGCGGATTCCGCTCCTCGCCTATGCGATCGCTGTGTACGGATCAGCTGCAGTGTGGGTCTTCCCTTTTGCGCTCCTGGCAGCGCTCAGCGCGGGAGCGAGCGTCGCTCGTTATGACTGGCAGGTGGTTGCGGCGCTCCTCGGGCTCGGGTTGATACCGAACACGCTCGGTCACACGCTGTACAACGCGAGTGTCCGCCGATTGAACGCTGCGATCGCTAACGTCATCTACACGCAAGAGATGACCGGGGCGATTCTCCTGGCCTGGCTGATCCTCGGCGAGGTGCCGGGTGTGAATGCAGTCGTGGGGGCGATCATCATGCTGGTTGGGATTCTCTTCGTACTGCTTCCTTAG
- a CDS encoding lipid II:glycine glycyltransferase FemX has translation MVSSCHIRYVDDPAEWDQLVLASGGRLLQSWRWGEFKQRHGWYCLRLSITAADGVALAQILVRRILPFSILYIPRGPLVREFTEALPRAFHHVIQQLARQYRAIAVLAEPEHASGLTVLPRELGWKPSRFVIQPRRTLKVPLGDDTMLLEQMKPKTRYNVRLAFRRGVTTRIASHSEIERFYELLRETAERDRFGIHQIDYFRDLLTLFGEDAALLFAEFAGELAAGALVVRYGDEAIYLYGASKTSLQRHMPTYAVQWAALQWARSHGCRWYDLWGIPDTDDPPPETDDEHLNVRCGLWGVYRFKSGFGGRPYTYPGVQELVRSPILMALWRRLRPLGA, from the coding sequence ATGGTAAGTTCGTGCCACATTCGTTACGTCGATGATCCGGCTGAATGGGATCAGCTGGTTCTAGCCAGCGGCGGGCGGCTGTTGCAGAGCTGGCGCTGGGGCGAATTCAAGCAGCGACACGGGTGGTATTGTCTTCGGCTGTCGATCACCGCTGCGGACGGCGTTGCTCTCGCACAAATCCTCGTGCGGCGAATACTCCCGTTCTCCATCTTGTACATCCCCCGCGGACCCTTGGTCAGAGAATTCACCGAAGCACTGCCGAGAGCGTTTCACCATGTGATTCAGCAGCTGGCCCGCCAGTATCGCGCCATCGCAGTCCTCGCTGAACCGGAACACGCCTCCGGACTCACTGTCCTCCCTAGAGAACTCGGCTGGAAACCGAGCCGCTTTGTCATCCAACCGCGAAGAACCCTCAAAGTTCCTCTCGGGGATGACACCATGTTGCTCGAACAGATGAAGCCGAAGACACGGTATAACGTCCGCCTCGCATTCCGTCGCGGAGTGACGACACGCATCGCATCCCATAGCGAAATCGAGCGCTTTTATGAGTTGCTGCGCGAAACAGCCGAGCGCGATCGCTTCGGCATCCATCAGATCGACTATTTCCGAGATCTCCTGACACTCTTCGGTGAAGACGCAGCACTCCTGTTTGCTGAGTTCGCAGGGGAGCTCGCAGCAGGAGCGCTCGTTGTGCGATACGGTGACGAAGCAATCTATCTCTATGGTGCATCGAAGACCTCGCTGCAACGACATATGCCAACGTACGCTGTCCAGTGGGCTGCTCTCCAGTGGGCACGGTCACATGGCTGCCGCTGGTACGATCTGTGGGGGATCCCTGACACCGACGATCCCCCTCCCGAAACCGACGATGAGCACCTCAATGTCCGCTGCGGGTTGTGGGGTGTGTATCGGTTCAAGAGCGGATTCGGTGGACGCCCGTATACTTACCCTGGTGTGCAAGAGTTGGTCCGCTCACCGATCCTCATGGCGCTTTGGCGCCGACTGCGTCCACTAGGAGCGTGA
- a CDS encoding UDP-N-acetylmuramoyl-L-alanyl-D-glutamate--2,6-diaminopimelate ligase, with product MPALHDLLSDLFAELRGDDAIMVTRVVYDSRQATPGSLFVALRGTHTDGHCYLADAASRGAVAAVVEEWPSQDVPGLRTIARVSDTRVALAAIAARFYGHPASDLGLIGVTGTDGKTTTTFLIDAILRTAGYRTGLIGTVALRIGDEFVAHDLRQTTPESLDVQAFLARMRATGVAWAVVEATSHGLELHRLDHCPFDIAVVTNVTQEHLDFHGTIENYRRAKGRLLEFVRDRPERAYPRGIVLNADDEGARSLARFAGSVPILWYSATGKAVLVAENARMTDKGTSFRLRYGDQAADVHLRLFGLWNVENALAAAGTGILLGIPLDQVVTGLQQLAAVPGRFTPIDCGQPFRVIVDYAHTPKSFERVLPLARSLARGRVIVVFGSAGERDRIKRRLQGAIAARLAEFAVFTSEDPRHEDPDAIIAEIAEGAREAGAQEGQQFVCVEDRALAIREAFRRARPGDIVLLLGKGHEQCILYGDERRPWNEEAEARQALRELGYDCSS from the coding sequence ATGCCGGCTTTGCACGATTTGCTCAGCGATCTTTTTGCCGAGCTGCGTGGTGATGACGCGATCATGGTGACCCGCGTTGTCTACGACTCCCGCCAGGCAACGCCGGGCAGTCTTTTCGTCGCACTCCGAGGTACGCATACGGACGGACACTGTTATCTCGCTGACGCTGCCTCACGCGGTGCGGTGGCAGCAGTCGTCGAAGAGTGGCCCTCTCAAGATGTCCCTGGCCTACGTACCATCGCTCGAGTCAGTGACACTCGCGTGGCGCTCGCTGCCATCGCCGCGCGCTTCTACGGTCATCCAGCTTCCGATCTCGGCCTCATCGGAGTAACCGGTACAGACGGCAAAACGACGACGACCTTCCTGATCGATGCCATACTCCGCACAGCCGGCTACCGAACCGGTCTCATCGGCACCGTCGCCCTTCGCATCGGTGACGAGTTCGTGGCCCACGATCTCAGACAGACGACACCGGAGTCTCTCGATGTCCAGGCATTCCTGGCTCGCATGCGAGCGACGGGTGTCGCCTGGGCTGTCGTGGAGGCGACGAGTCACGGGCTGGAGCTTCACCGGTTGGATCATTGTCCCTTCGATATCGCAGTCGTGACCAATGTAACCCAGGAGCATCTGGATTTCCACGGTACCATCGAAAACTACCGGCGAGCCAAGGGAAGGCTCCTGGAGTTCGTCCGCGATCGACCGGAACGAGCTTATCCGCGTGGAATCGTTCTCAATGCTGACGACGAGGGAGCACGGTCGCTCGCGCGGTTCGCTGGCTCGGTACCGATCCTGTGGTACTCAGCGACTGGTAAGGCTGTCCTCGTGGCGGAAAACGCCCGCATGACTGACAAAGGCACGAGTTTCCGCCTCCGGTATGGCGATCAGGCGGCTGATGTGCATCTGCGACTCTTCGGTCTCTGGAATGTCGAAAATGCGCTCGCTGCTGCAGGAACCGGCATTCTTCTCGGAATACCCTTGGACCAGGTCGTCACCGGTCTCCAGCAACTCGCGGCGGTACCCGGGCGTTTTACCCCGATCGACTGCGGACAGCCGTTCCGTGTGATCGTCGACTACGCCCACACACCGAAGTCATTCGAGCGAGTTCTCCCGCTGGCGCGCTCCCTTGCACGCGGACGGGTGATCGTCGTTTTCGGGAGCGCCGGTGAGCGTGACCGCATCAAACGCCGGCTGCAGGGAGCGATCGCTGCTCGCCTTGCCGAGTTCGCCGTCTTCACGTCGGAGGATCCTCGTCACGAGGACCCGGACGCCATCATCGCCGAAATCGCAGAGGGAGCACGTGAGGCTGGAGCGCAAGAGGGACAGCAGTTCGTCTGTGTAGAGGATCGGGCCCTTGCGATCCGAGAAGCGTTCCGGCGGGCACGTCCCGGTGATATCGTCTTATTGCTCGGGAAGGGACACGAGCAGTGCATACTGTACGGCGACGAACGACGGCCGTGGAACGAGGAAGCAGAAGCCAGGCAGGCGCTCCGAGAACTGGGGTACGACTGCTCATCCTGA
- a CDS encoding HEAT repeat domain-containing protein yields the protein MRPSTNTNIDIAELLVRFRDRVRASDVAQLSDLSRQSARQLRQLWPTLPVATRRRLVQMMAELAEENLALNFRHVFLIALDDDDQQVRECAIAGLWEEEDTLVLHRLLERLPRESEPSVRAALAQALGRFTELDVLGRLPLEDCRALRAALFSLLESSEPLEVRRRALEAAAVYSHDPRINEAIEEAYWSGEHALKVSALYAMGRSLDRRWLPLLLEELQSEHPAYRYEAATACGELGAEEAVDELISLTSDPDRAVQGAAIAALGRIGGTLATNVLRRLARSTDPVVRDAAEEALAEAVFASDPLRPTPW from the coding sequence ATGCGACCTTCGACCAACACGAATATCGATATCGCCGAGCTTCTGGTACGATTCCGTGACCGCGTGCGGGCGAGCGACGTGGCTCAACTGTCCGATCTCTCTCGTCAAAGTGCCCGGCAATTACGACAGCTCTGGCCCACGCTGCCGGTCGCGACGCGGCGTCGCTTGGTCCAAATGATGGCGGAACTGGCTGAAGAGAACCTGGCACTCAACTTCCGTCACGTGTTCCTCATCGCGCTCGACGATGATGACCAGCAGGTGCGGGAATGTGCAATCGCTGGATTGTGGGAGGAAGAAGACACGCTGGTTCTCCATCGCCTCCTCGAGCGACTGCCCCGCGAATCAGAGCCGTCGGTACGAGCCGCACTTGCTCAGGCGCTCGGTCGTTTCACCGAACTCGATGTGCTGGGTCGGTTACCCCTCGAGGACTGTCGGGCTCTCCGCGCAGCTCTGTTTTCCCTTCTCGAGAGCAGTGAACCGCTCGAAGTGCGTCGCCGTGCGCTCGAAGCCGCAGCGGTATACTCGCACGATCCGAGGATCAACGAGGCGATCGAAGAAGCGTACTGGTCTGGCGAGCACGCCCTCAAAGTGAGTGCCTTGTATGCCATGGGTCGATCGCTAGACCGACGCTGGTTACCCCTTCTCCTGGAAGAGCTGCAGAGCGAGCACCCGGCATACCGCTATGAGGCTGCCACTGCCTGTGGCGAGCTGGGCGCAGAGGAAGCTGTCGACGAACTTATCTCTTTGACGTCCGACCCTGATCGCGCGGTGCAAGGGGCAGCGATCGCTGCACTCGGGCGCATCGGCGGTACTCTCGCCACGAATGTCTTGCGTCGCTTAGCTCGCTCGACCGATCCGGTTGTGCGCGATGCCGCCGAAGAGGCGCTGGCCGAAGCGGTATTCGCGAGCGATCCGCTCCGTCCCACTCCATGGTAA